The DNA segment TTCGTCGGATCGATCGCAATCGGCTGGGCGCGCGGGACCAGCGACTGGTCGATAGCGTCGTATTCTTCGAGCGCATCCGGTAATTGGAAGAGACGCGGTAAATTAGTCGATTAGAGGAGCGTGTTATCGCGATACAATGTGTGACGGGTAGGTGGATCGGACAGGCGCGGCGGACAGGAACACACGGGGCGAGCGTGGGGCAGGTTAGGCGCGTTAGGGACAACCCATTAACCTCCGTGCTCCACGCTATTACGGCACGGACATATTGCTTCCTGCTGTTGGCCACGATGGCTCGAGGCTCTATCTCAATCTCGCTCTCGCGTCGTCCCTTCTCCACCTTCCGCACCTACACCTCCGCGTCCTTTCTCGCGTCCTACGAGGGCTTCTTTCTCGCTCGACTGGCCCGCGTCCTCCATCGCCGTCGCGTTCACTCGGTAAACGAGATTCTAATAAGCGCGGAAGAGATTCCGTCTATCACGCGGCGAAAGCGGACTCGCGCCGCTCGAACGCGACGTCCCGTGAAACGTCCGAATCGCTCCCACTTTCCAAGCAACGATAGGCTGTCCTTAGACGGGAAATTGAAAGCTATCCGCGGGAATCGATTATCCTCTCGCTTTCGTCGGTTGCCTTTTGTTTCGATCCGCGCACCGTGCAATCCTACGAACCGCGTGCCAGAGCGAATTCGCGACGCTGGAGTTCCGTGAAATTCATGGATagaaagcgagagagagagagagaagaagagagagagggagggatcaTGGTGGCTCGAGAGGGAAACGGTCCATTCGCGATGCCCGCCGCTGTTGGAAAGAACCCTCGAGGTACATTGCCGGGGCCACTGCTCGCTAAGGGCGACAATTACCTTCGTCCGGAGCCGTCGCTCTAAACGAGACGCCGGTAATCGAGTGATCCTCTTTCGGCTGCGATTATATCGCCCTCTAGAATCTGTATTCGGAGCAAAGAGCGATCGCCTGAAGCTCTTTGCTCTCGTCGACGATCGAGCCGCGTCGCGATCGCTGTCTACGCGAAGTTACGAACGGCCCAGTGAAAGAGGGAGACCCGCTCAACCCCTAGGACGAAGAAGCCTTCTCCAGCTCCTCCGCGCCCTTCGCGAGGAAGGTCAATAATTCAGTTGTCGACTCTAGTCGGAGGCGAATCGAGAGAAGGGAGACCCTCGAAAACGAAGCAAAAGTAATCGAGTGATCCTCCTTTGCGGGTGATAGCGCCGCCTGTGGGATTTCGATTCCAGGGGGGTGAGCACGGGGTTTCGTTTGCCTTGGCTCCCCAGCGATTCTCTAGATTACCCGGGGTAACTCGATTCCGGCGATACCGGGTCACGAGTACGTCGGATCGTTCCGGATACCCCGATTGCGTTTCGGAACGTTCGACGCCTTCCCATTTTCTTCGCGAAATTGCCAAGTAATTCCCCGGCTAACGAGCAACCCTCGCGCTGCGTGAACGTTGTCAACCGCTAATTCGCAATCTTCGAACGCGTTTCGACGCGCGCCTGCAGGGCCTTCGAGCGCGACGTGAACGTGCGCTACTGGAAAATCAACCCTATCAAATTTTATTAGTAGCCACTTGGAGAACGCTTCGAACCGCTGCGCCCTATTGTTCGCGTCCAACATCGCGCTGCGTGAACGTTGTCAACCGTTAATTCGCAATCTTCGAACGCGTTTCGACGTGCGCCTGCAGGGCCCTGCGAGCGTAACCTTCGAGCGCGACGTGAACTTCGTGCGCTACTGGAAAATCAACCCTATCAAATTTTATTAGTAGCCACTTGGAGAACGCTTCGAACCGCTGCGCGCTATTGTTCGCGTTCAACATCGCTGCGAACCTGTAATTTCAACCCCTTCTAAACCACTCGACGTTTCCGTCCAACTCCAGGATCCGTATCGTGTCCAGCGAAAACGCGAATGAATTTTATCTCGAAAATTCCCATTCATCCGATCGACCCGTTACTCGGCGAACGGTGGGATCTCCGTTTCCATTAACACGGCACGACCACTCATTAGACGAATTCATCGGTGCAAGAACACCGGAAACTGTCTGTCACGCGATCTCTGCGCGGAGTAAAAGCGACGCGAAACTGGGTTAACCGGAAGCGAAGGTTAAATCGCGCTGTATCGCATCGATCATCCCGACGATCCTGTACcaccgtctctctctcttcctccttcGTCTTCTCTCTTTCCTCGGTCATTTTCCCGCTGTCGCTCGCTGAATTTTTCAACGAGTTCGGTCAGCAGGAAGTTCCGGGAATTAATTACGAGCCCGGGAGTTTTCTAGAGTCCGCCATGATTTTCCCGCGCGACTTCCCCGATGAAAGGGGGAACAGGACGTGTTTGATAGAATTAGCATCGGATAAATCTCGCGTCCCGCCTTTATTATTCGTCCCGGCGGGATCCAGCGTCGATTCAAGGATTAACTTTCCAACCCCTCGTTTCCGCGTGGCTCGTGGCGGCTCGTCGTCTCTCGCGACCGCTGCTCGAAAATGTTAAGGTTCACCCTGGGACGTACACAGTTTTAATGCGCGTGTATCGCTCGAAGCAACCCTCGAGCACAGCCCGTAGACGTTGAATCGAAGATGTAAAAGGATAATTTCTCGTTGTTACGACAGATGCTGGACGTGAAGGACACCAACAGAGGCGTGTTCGTGTGCAGCAGTCCTGGCCCCGACCCGTACACGTCGCAGGACCTCTACAATCCTGTCTACGAGGAGCTCAGTAACGGTGAGTGCTCGTTTAATAAAACATCGTACCCTCTGCCCTCGCCAACGCTGGATACTCGAACATCGGCGATACCCACCGTCGATCGTTGGCGAAACTCTCGAATGTGTCGCGCGCGGTAACGCCAAATTACACACGCTCTCCGTTCTAGATGAGACTCGGCTGTGAGGACTATTGTGCGGAAGTAGAGCGCGCGAGCCTCGCCGCTCGATCCTGCTCAGACAGAACGTAGGTAGGACCCGAGTGCACCGTGTCGCGATTAACCCACCAGCCAAGAGCTGAATCTTTAGTGTTCTTTGCTGTCGGCTAACACTGAACTGCGagcttcttcctcctcctccccctcttcttcttcttcttcttcttcttcttcttctttgccCCCAGATTAATCGCTCTATTTACCTTCCTTAACTCCCGAGCTAAACCGCGTCTCAAATATTGGCATCCGGAACGAAGTTCCACCGGCTTTTCTCTTAACTCCCCAAAACTTCCCCTCCGCCAGGGAAGACTCTCCCTTTCCAGATGATCGCGAGCACATCTCTTACTCCACACTGGTGTTATTTTTCCCCTGGCTTATCTCCCGATTAATTCGACGAACCGTTGGCAATGAACCACCGTCCGCGATCTTCATCTGAACGAAATCGGGAGCTGTTCATCTTCTTCGTTGCCCGTGGTCGAGGTATCTCGATGACCTGGCCTCGGTtcaccctctctctccctcttcctctctctgCTCTCTGTGTCGCGGCGGCGTACACCCGACACAGCTACTTCTCCGAGACGAGATAAGCGTGACACGACCTCTGACTTATACTTCCCATTAGTTGGATGGCTAATTAGCATGGTAATGAGACTTTCGACGTTTGACGGGGACGCGGTAATCGAATATACATGCTGCGCGACGAGATGCGCCGCGTCTCTTGGTCTATTGTTCGCGATGGATATTGCAGGATACGAGGGTACACGGGTTCCTCGTCGTCGCTGGTAATTCGTTGCAATCGACGGGACGAGGAGGAATAATATCGCCACGGTTAAACGTCTCGTCTGTTGCCTCTGATGAACGTAAAGAAAAGATCGATCGAGTCTCGTTGGGAAGCTCGATGCGCCAGGCGCAAGCTGTTACCCGAACGGAACGTGCAGTCCGCGGTTTCTGAATGATTTCGTCTGGTAGCGAATTCCATCTCGCATCGCGGAAGCCAGCTCCGCCCCCGGGGGAAATTCTCGCCCGCTTGCTATCGCTTAAACCGATGATAAATACGAGGAGATATAAAATAACGGAGATTAAAAGTGCAACCGCGGTGAAAACCGAGAGAagcttctctttctctttctctttctttcctatTTATTCCTCGCGCGAGCAGGAACGTCGCGAGCGGAACGAGGAACGATGGACCCCGCGAGATTCGAGAAATCGTCAAACTGCGAACGAGCCAACGTCGATTAGAACGGACTGATAAACTTTCGTTCACCGTTAACTCCTTTTCCCGTTTGTGCTTTATCATCGCACGGCCTCGATCCGCGACTTACTTTCACGAACGATACAGTCGTTTCTCGCGACTATGGCAGGGGGAATCGAGCACCCTTTCCCTCTGTACCTCGCGATTCGTCCTGGAACCGTTGTCGTCGATAATTGTCGTAACGCGCGTCTCGTCTATTGTTTCCCATTTTTACGCGGAACGCGACGGAAGCAGAGAGGAGAAAccagaaaaaaaagaataaaaaaaggagaaaaaaggtAAAGCGAGCGAGAAGAATGGAAACGCGAAATTGGGTGAACCGTGGATAATTGGAGCGACGAAAGAACGGGCTCGCGTTAAAATGACCGTTTTGATTTTTAACCGCGGGCGTATCGCGACTGTTttccatttttatttatttatttctctctttttccccgTAAACGAACGCTGCTCTCGTTAATATCGAACCGATGGCACGCGCTCGCAACGGTATCAACAATTAACGATCGGCGCGGTCGGTGTCGATAGGTGGCTCGTTAGAGTAACGCGGATCAATTATAGGGGGTAAAAGTTAAAACCGCGGCGGATGGTCGCGCGAAGGGTGggagtagaaaaaaaaaaaataaaaacagtCGCGATGGACGCGGCGACCAGGTCGTAGGGATGGAGCGACGGATAAAAATTCGCAATGGTCCGCGACTGAAAGCGCGACAGAACGCGTCGATGACTGCCGCATTGTAGTCGACGGCTAATGACGACGGCACGCCACGCTTTCCGTGGGGTACTTTCACTTAACAAACGCTCCCCGTCCCCCGTCGTTCTTCCGACGAGGTTTGAGTTCGCGTTTGAATGAAAAACAACTGCGCGTGGTACGCAACAACCGACGGATCCTCTCTAACTAATTAATTCCGACGCTGATCCCCCCCTTCCGTCCCAACTTGCTGGGAATTGAGAGCACGCCAGACGGTCCGATTTGATTTCATCCACGCCGGCTGATCGTAACTTTGACACGCGAAAGAGATTGCctgttaattaattaatgaaCTGTCCAATTAATTATCGCGGCCGCGGTGTTGCCAGCGGTGTTTATGAATTATTCATTCGTTCCAGGGGACCATCCGGAAACGGACGAGGAGAGCGAGCTGAACGCGCGGAACCGGCTGCACCATCATCGACATCATCATCGAGCGTCGTCGTCCTCGAAGCCAGCCAGCGAGGACGAGTTCGCGGAGGACGAGCTCTCCGTTGGCGAGCCGTCCGAGGCGAGGATGCTGACGTCGACTGGTCCCGCTTGGGGTACCTGTCCAGCTGGTGGCAGGCCACCGCGAGAGAGACGGGGCAGGAGTCCCAGGAGCCTCGACAGGCATAGGAGAGACAAGAATCACGATGTGGGGGAGTTCCACGAGGGAATGCTGCTGGACGCGTTGCTGCAGCTCTATCCTAGCGTCGCAGGTGAGCGTTCGATCCTGACACGGGACAGAGGACGACCACGACGCACCCCCCAACCCTCTCACAGCGATCTCCTCTTCAACGATCGCCTCTGTTGTCGCGTTTCAGGTGTAGCTGGTAACCGATCGAACAGCAATCAACGACAACAGTCCGTCCCGTCGGTGGCTCACAGGTTACCCTACTTCGTGCCACCGATGCCAGCGACGCAGGCCCTCAGGGTCGAGGAGAACCCGTACGAGAGCGTGCCGGTCCTAGGCCCGCTCCATCACTATTCCAGTCAAAACAGAAGCAACAAGGACAGGTCACGGAAGTCGAGCGACAAGTACAAGTACACCGCGCAGTACGGACCCGAGTATTACGGGCTCCAGAACCAGGACACCGCGCCAGTGTACACGCAAGTCGGCGGCGAGTACTCGGACACCTATTCGCAGCCCACTGACCGCCTCTACAACGAGGAGAAGTACACGCAGCCGGTGTACTACGCGGCGCGCGACAACGAGCAGATCGCGTCCGGCAGGCTGTACCAGGGCCAGCCGGACAGCAGTTTCGGCAGCGACAGTGGCTACAGCCATCACACGTCCGGTACCACCGGGACCACTGGCACGCGTAGCAGTAACTCGAGGACGAACCACAGGAAGGACAAGCATCGGAATTCCCATCATTCCCATCACTCCGCGGACTACATCGTATCCTAATGCACGATGGCGCGCGTTCGCGAAGGGCTGGTCCACGAGGGTTCGAGAGAGGAGGGGATGGAACAAGAGGCTGTAGTAGGCTGGAGCAAGATTTTCTGAATGTTTCTTCGAGACACTAGTGATCCCGCGGTTCTTTTcgcgtttatttattttttaaatcgtTTTCTCTTTGTTGTTTACCTTCTGTTTTTTTTGTACCATGCATAGGAGATTTTATTTTCGCGAGGCGGCTCGCGTGTTTTTCTTTCTCCCTGTTCCTTTCCATTGTTGCGCGTGATGTAGAAAGTATTTTAGGGTTTTTCAAGACGCATCGGCACGCAGGGACTCTCGATTGGTCGTGAAACGTTCGAACGACTCGGAGGGGATATCAGGCAGAGGAGTGTAGAGAGAGAGCAGATTAAGGCAAGGGCGACAGCACTAGCGGGGAGTTAACGAAACACACGATACAGTGATCTCTTAGTGATTTAACGAgactatttaaaaaaataatttgtAATCTAACGAGACTCAGGCTGGTACCAAAGGACGCTACTAAAGTAACTTCGACTTTTTAGCCTTCTAGTTTGTAATTTATACAAATGTAGAGCCACTCGCGAGGCGGATTTAAATTTTAAACGCTACCGCGTTCCGCGCGAGGCGTGCGACTACCATTTACCCACGAAGAACAGGTACGCATTAAAGCCCAAAGACAACTAAGAAAACGCGATCCTAAATAATCCCGCAAAGACTGCCCTCGGCTAAACAGATATCAGCCGCAACTGGTTTCGTACGATAACTTTGATACAAAGAGCGATATAATTATACAATTCGTCCTACGGCCATTCTACACACCGCGTCGACCGTATTTGTAAAATAGCACGTTCCAAACGAACACGTTCACCAGCACCTTAGGGGCGAAGTGATACTCGGCATCGAGCGTCGTAGCCACACGCGCACACAAGTAGTTTTACACCAGAGTAACGTTTAAGCGTACACAAAacttacacacacacacacacacgcgcgtacACACACTCGCTTAATCGAGTTGCAATTTTTCCTCGTCAATTACGAACTTGCGAATTATCATTACGGTACCCGTGGACACGCAGAAACGGGCCTTTAGAACGCGAACGCTCTAGGGGTGCTCCTATTTTTGCAATCTCGTACGAGGTCGCGGCGCGTCTGAATCAGAAAAACCATCGGGAAGggataagaaaaaagaaacagacggtggagagaggaagagagatagagagatagaGGGGAAGAAAGAGAGGAGGCTTTCGTAAAGGCCTTGACGCATCTGCAAAGAGAATACATAGCGTTCCTTCTGCGAGCCCTTTCTCGCTCGTCCTACATTCTCAAAGCTTCTTCGCAGCGGCAGCTAACCCGGATGCGTCGCTAGACAACGGCTCCGTCCCGTATCGCGACGGTTCCCTTTTCTCTGCATCGGATCAAGCTACGATAGCCTGTTTGCGTCGTCTTCTGAATAAACGCGGAATGATTCTTTTCACGGGACAGCGATGATCCCTCGGGGAGACGCGTCTGCAGAAGGAACGGGCGTCGAGAAACTTAGTCGAGACCGTTCTTTCCTCGTCCGCGGATGCAAACAATGGACACCTCGTTTCTCCTCGTAACTATTATTAACGTTCTTATAAATTAGGTAATAACGCCGTGTACTCCTCGCGTAGAGACGCGCGTGAGAATAGAGACTCGTAAACTGCCGGTAGTCGCACGATTTTACGCTCGCGAGGCGCCTCGATCCAAGCTGCCAGAAAGAT comes from the Xylocopa sonorina isolate GNS202 chromosome 1, iyXylSono1_principal, whole genome shotgun sequence genome and includes:
- the Pxb gene encoding putative Hedgehog signaling attenuator pxb produces the protein MEELETLESTECPECPGPPPEFRLPPPPRPPFLTDGTFCSEEPLTEIEDCVAIPMIDASYHTNPSLQSTALIITCAVVLLLMAAIVSVVFWKHKRKVQNLLPCKSAAGAAAAAAAAAAAGGRSRVLGDGQSHGGTGSTGGAVLYEDLPEAVTHSQLHHRQNHLPSHHPSQAPTIEMLDVKDTNRGVFVCSSPGPDPYTSQDLYNPVYEELSNGDHPETDEESELNARNRLHHHRHHHRASSSSKPASEDEFAEDELSVGEPSEARMLTSTGPAWGTCPAGGRPPRERRGRSPRSLDRHRRDKNHDVGEFHEGMLLDALLQLYPSVAGVAGNRSNSNQRQQSVPSVAHRLPYFVPPMPATQALRVEENPYESVPVLGPLHHYSSQNRSNKDRSRKSSDKYKYTAQYGPEYYGLQNQDTAPVYTQVGGEYSDTYSQPTDRLYNEEKYTQPVYYAARDNEQIASGRLYQGQPDSSFGSDSGYSHHTSGTTGTTGTRSSNSRTNHRKDKHRNSHHSHHSADYIVS